Below is a window of Streptomyces sp. NBC_00223 DNA.
GCGGCCAAGGCGTACGTGTCGAGCGCGGCGGGGTGAGGGTGGAAGCGCTGACGGTGATGTGGGCTCGCGTTCGTTAGAGGGTGTAACGAACGCGAGACCGCCGGACCGGGGGGGCGGGCGGACACGAGCGGCGTCACGTTCGTTAGAAGGTGTCACGGAACGTAAAGGCCCTCGCGCGAGCGAACGACGCAGACCCTCGCGTTTGCTAGAGGCTCTAACAAACGCGAGCCCCCCCCCGCCGCCACCGCCCGCCGGGCCGACTCGCGGCGACTTTGTCAGTCTGCGTTGACGCCCACACTGTCGTCAGTCTAGGCTGACAGACATGGACCTTACCGCGGTCATGAACACGGACGACCCCGCCGTCGGCCTGCGTGCCGTCGGCGCCCTGCACCGGCTCGCCGAGCAGGTCGAGGCGGCGCATGTCGCGCTGGCCCGCCGGCAGAGCTGGTCGTGGGAGCAGATCGGCGACGCCCTCGGGGTGTCACGTCAGTCGGTACACGCGAAGTACGGAAAGTGAGGCTGTCATGAACGACACCGCATCGCCCGCGCGGCTCAAGCCCGTGCTCGACCTCGCCCGGGAGGAGGCCGATCTGCGCGGCGACCGCCGAATCGGCACCGACCACCTGCTGCTCGCGCTGCTGCGCGACGACACCGCGCCGCCCGCCCGCGCCCTCGGCGTCACCGTCGCGGAGGGCCGGACCGCGCTGGACTCGCTGGACCGCGCGGCCCTCGCCTCCCTCGGCATCGTGCTGGACGCGCCCCTGGCGCCTCCGCCGGTACGCGGCCACCGCCGGCTGCCGTTCAACTCCGCGGCCCGCGCCGCCGTCGGAGCGGCCAAGCGGGAGGCCGAGCACGACCACAAGGGCCGCCGTATCGAGCCCCGCCATCTCCTGCTCGCGCTGCTCACCGCCCGCCACCCCGACCCCGCCGCGGACCTGCTGACCGCCCTCGGCCTCTCCGCGCCCGCCGTACGGGAACGGCTCGCGGCCTGCTAACCGAGCCCCGGTCGGTCCGACGGGTCCGGCAGGCTCAGGGAGCCGGCGGGGATGCCGAGAGTCCGCTGGAGTTCGCGTTCGCCCAGCGCGGTGACCTTCACCGCGCGGCTCGTACCGATCCGGGTGGCCCAGGCCCGGGTGAGGACCAGACGGCAGAGTTCCGCGCCCGCGGTGCCCGCGAGGTGGTGGCGGCGCTCGGTCCAGTCGAGGCAGGGGCGGGCCGTCGGGCGGCGGGAGGAGGGGCGGGCGTCGAGATCGGCGCCGAGGCCGGTGAGCCAGGCGACGCCCTCGTCGGTGAGCGCGAAACCTGCGTCCTGGCGGAGCAGCCCGCACTCGGTCATCGCGTCGGTGATCGCCACGCCGAGCCGGCCGGCGAGGTGGTCGTAACAGGTGCGGCCCCGGGCCAGCGCGCGTCCCGCGCTGTGGGCGCGCAGCCCGCCGGCCCGGCGTGACGGCGCTCCGGAGTCCGCCGGACCGGGCCACACCGCCCGCGCGCCCAGTTCCTCCAGGAGCCGGGCCACCTCGGGGTCGGCGATCCGTACATAGGCGTGGCGGCCCTGCCGTTCCCGGACGAGGACGCCGCCGTCGACCAGACGGGTCAGGTGCTCGCTCATCGTGGAGGGCGCGACACCGCAGTGCCGGGCCAGTTCGGCGCCGGTCCAGGCGCGCCGGTCGAGCAGCGCGAGGCAGACCGCGGCGCGGGTCTCGTCCGCCAGCAGCCCGGCGAACGCGGCGAGCCCCGCGCCTCGCGGGCCGCCGCCGGAGCCATCGCTTGAGGTCATGGCTCCATCCTGCACCCGGCACGTTTCGGCCCCCGCCGAACCGTCGGCGGACGCCCGGCCGAGCCCTCCGGCGGTCACCCCGCGCGTCCCGGCAGCCGGCCGCCCAAGGCGCGCACCCGAGCCCGGCCGCGCGCGGCACCCCGGGGTGTCGCCCTCGAGGCACACGGGCGTACCCCGAGCCCGGGTGCGGGACGGCCCGGCCTACGCGCGCGACAAGTCCGGGCGCACCCCGGGCACACCACCCGGCCGCCCCCACGGTC
It encodes the following:
- a CDS encoding Clp protease N-terminal domain-containing protein, translating into MNDTASPARLKPVLDLAREEADLRGDRRIGTDHLLLALLRDDTAPPARALGVTVAEGRTALDSLDRAALASLGIVLDAPLAPPPVRGHRRLPFNSAARAAVGAAKREAEHDHKGRRIEPRHLLLALLTARHPDPAADLLTALGLSAPAVRERLAAC
- a CDS encoding ArsR/SmtB family transcription factor, coding for MTSSDGSGGGPRGAGLAAFAGLLADETRAAVCLALLDRRAWTGAELARHCGVAPSTMSEHLTRLVDGGVLVRERQGRHAYVRIADPEVARLLEELGARAVWPGPADSGAPSRRAGGLRAHSAGRALARGRTCYDHLAGRLGVAITDAMTECGLLRQDAGFALTDEGVAWLTGLGADLDARPSSRRPTARPCLDWTERRHHLAGTAGAELCRLVLTRAWATRIGTSRAVKVTALGERELQRTLGIPAGSLSLPDPSDRPGLG